From the Ignavibacteriales bacterium genome, the window CTGCTGAAGGAAAAAGATGTTCTTATATAAATTTATTATAGGGACATCTTCAAACGATCTTCCTTTGAGATACCGTGTAATATCATCGATCATTGTAAGCTTAAACGGGTAATTATTCTGCTTAAGTTCGTGGAGGATAGCGCAATAGTGTTTTACTACTTTTACAATGAAGAAGTTAACTAAAGTGTCAAGCTCCTGTTGCATGAGGTCAAATCTTGTATTGGGATCGAATATGCTCCAATATAGAGCTTCCTCGAGTATCAGTTGATGCTTATCTTCGAGATAGAACTCGCTATCGGTTTTTTCACTCTCCAGTTTTTTCTGAGTCTTTGCGAGGCGTGTTTTATATTCGTCAAATGCCTGCTTATCCCTAAGCATTTCGAGTATTCTGATCTCCTTTGATATAGAACGCTCTTCCTTATATTCTACGAGAATAAATTTTATGGCCAGCGCGTGGAGATCGGATAGGATATTTTTTATGGCGAAGTAATCGAACTCCTCTGTTTCAAAACTGCTTTTGTAGACCGTTTCCTCAGAGTAATCCTCAAAATCCGGATAAAATTTGATCAATTCACCGTAAACCCTGGCGGTATTTCTATTCTTATTATAATATGGGGAGCTTACAAAATCCTTGAACCTCTTGACCTCATCCTTATCGAAGCGCTTTAACAGCTTAATTAATTTTGACTCTCTCATTCTAAACAGTTTCTCTAATATATGCTGATTTTAGCAAAATTTCTATGTTTTTATAAGTGAGTTTCCTAAAAATTTTCTAAAACATTGATAATTTTTTTTTGGAGGGTTGGACTTATGCTTATAATTTTGAAGCATCATTACTAATTAAACCATTTTAAAAATTTTAACACACAAAGGAGGAAAAATGAAAATCCTTTATCTGGTTCTGGTGGTTTTCATTTCCGTGTACATTGCAGGTTGTAACAATTCCGATGTTGTAGATCCGAATAGTGGAATTAACGGGACCGGTACCGGAAATACTGTGAACTTTACTATGCAGGGTTCAGGAACTTCGCAGAGCTATGATTTTCAGTTTACACCCGGAGTAGACGTAAAGCTGAATTATCTAATTGCATCACTTCCGGCTCAGCAGTTTTCGGATTCAGTACCAAACACCAATCCTAGTACTGTCTTTTCATCCGGGCAGTCATACAGCTGGTATCCGTACACCGGTGTTCAGACAGGACAGCAGTGGTCGTTTACATTTAACGGCACCACTGTCTCGAGTAACCAGTCGTTTACTTCAACAGTAAGTTTCACTATTCCTTAAACCAAAAAAAATTTAAACAATGAAAAACAAAACATTTAAATTTTTACTTCTTGCAGTAATAGTGCTAACAGCGCTACTCCATACAGAGAAAACATACGCCCAGAAAGTTTTGATCGGACCAAGATTATCAGGTAATTTGAATATTTACAATCAAAAGGGTTTGACAGGCACATGGAACGGTATCGGGGCGGCTATAGGAGGAACTATAGATGTTTCCTTTAGCCCGCACATAGGATTGATGGCTAACCTTAATGTTTTCGATATGAGGAATTTCAAGAATTCACAAACCCAGGGCGGTGTAACAACCGAGCAGAGTTACAAGCTTGCCTATGTAACCCCGGAAGTTCTGTTCAAAACCGAGTTCAGCGGATTTTACATGGTAGCAGGTCCTTCACTGGGTATTAATATTACCAATAGCGGTGAGATAACACAAACAGCTACGGGACAGACACCGGTTTCTCAGACAAGTAATCCGGAAGTCAATACTATGAGGCTGGATATTAAAACAGGTGCGGGTTATACATTCTCGTTAGGCAATAACATGTATATGGGAACAGACTTTATGGTTATGATACCCGTTACTGACACCTATAATTTTACAGGTGTCAGTAACAGTGTCCTTACATTCCAGCTTGGTGCAGCGCTGAAATTTAAGATCTGATTTTACACGGGCATGTTTGATTGATTTCAAACATGTTTTCTCCGGGGAGCGGTTGTATGGAACCGCTCCTCACTTAAAATAAGAATTTTTAATTCTTCTTTCAATTTTCCTTTCGAATGAACTAGCCCGTGTAAGAACTTACCCCCTTATGCGGGCTATTTAGATTTTCCAAAAGATGCAACAATTCCCCAATATTAAGTTTTCAATTTATTCTTAAAGTTTTTATTTTTAATGTAATAAATTAAAAACTTTGATATGGGCAAATATCTTTTAACATCGATTTTCGTCTTACTGTTTTGTGTAGATATAATGGCGCAATGTGATACGGCTGAAATGTCGGCAATCGATGGAATAGTCATAACTGCCGAGAATAACCTGCTTGACGCAAAGGTACTGAATACGACTCTCGAAGATGGTACCGGGCTGACAGCATTCTATGTCAATAATGACCTCATTAAGCTGACTGTAGACGCAAAACAATTCATGCAGGAGATCTTCGTATCCGGTGGGTATGCAGTGTGTTTTAAGGTGACTTCGTTTACTTCGGATTCAAATATGTACGAGATATATTATTTCAAAGACAACAAACTGGTTTGCCGTGAAGATCCAATGACGGGTGAGATGTCAGGTCCGCCGGACGAGCCGGAAACCGACCTCATCGCGGGATTTGAGTATTATCTTAGCGCTATACAGTGAGGTGTACTGGTAACTTATTTACCTAATGCCGGGAGTATATAATCGTTTATTATTTTTTCGGTTTGCTCATGTCCAGTTCTCGAGCCATATAGTGAGCCTGTTAATACTACAACCGCATCCAGGTCGGGAAATACGACAATTTTGCTTCCCCCGTTTCCCCTCATCGAATAGGAGTAGTATTTTTCCTTCCTGTCGCCAAAATTTTCTAGCCACCAAAGATAGCCATAATCCAGGTATTTGCCAGCATTTGCTTTTGATGTAGTAGATTTTTCTATCCATTCTTCGGAGATTATCCTCTGACCGTTCCACATTCCTTTGTTATTATACATAAGACATAACTTAACATAATCGCGTGCTGTCAATCCCAGTCCGCCTCCTGTCATTGGAAGCCCCGTAGGAGTTTTCTGCCATTGGGGATTTGTAATGTTCAGCGGCTCGAACAGGTACCTCGTTGCGAATTCATCCACTTTCATTCCGGTTGCTTTCTCAAGGACGGCTCCAAGTGTCACTACCCCCGCGGTGCAATAGCTGAAGCTTCTTCCGTACTGGGAATCCTCCGGTTTCTCTACCCACGCCGGGAAGCCCTTTATGGGAAGATCCAGAGTAAACTTTACATAGTCCTCTATGAGATACATTCTTTCCTCATTGCCCCTCGAAAAGCTGTTATCATCGTCACATTCAAGCAATGAGCTCATTGTGAGGAAATCCTCTATTGTAATTTGGTTTTTACGCGGGTCAGGGTTTTCCACCGGTTGCAGGTCTGGGAAGTAGTCCATTATATAAGTCTTTTCCGAAGGAATGAATCCTTTATCGATTGCGATTCCTATCAGCATCCCTGTTATGGTTTTTGTGACCGACCGTGTATCCTGTAGGGATGAGCTTTTGTATCCATTGTAATACTTTTCATAAATGAGTTCATTATTTTCTGCAATTAGCACGCTGTTTATATTCTTAAAAGCTCCGGCGTCGATTGCGCTGTCGAGGCTCCTCATGATGGATAGTGAAAGATTATACGATGAGGGGTCTCCTGTTTTAAGTCCGTCATCGAGATCTTCGGGAGTTCCATTGTCCTGAGCTTTACATAGACATGTACTGATTATGATTAGTGGTATGATAATAAACGTGTTGAGCGGTATTCGCATTTGTAAATGATTAATTACTATATCCAAAAATAAAGGTTTCTGTGAGAGCTAAATAGAACAATATTAAGGTTTATCCGAGATGAGACTTTCTGTAGGCAGAGGGAGTAAAGGATTTTACTTTCTTAAACTCTCTTATGAAATGACTCTGGTCCGAGAACCCGCACGTATAGGCTATCTGTGTAAGTGTGAGTTCGGAATTTGCGAGGAGATGCAGGGATTTTTCTATTCTGAGGTTTCTAATGTAACTTCCAAGAGTCGCATTAAAATACCGGGGAAATTCACTGCTGAGATATACAGGATGGATACCGGCATAGGATGCCAGGTTGCTGAGGGAAATACTGTGCGTGAATCTGGAATGTACTATTTCTCTAACGGTATTTACCCAGTTTGGTGTTCCGGTCTCTTTCCTCCCGGAATGTTTTGTGAGCCGGCTCCATAATTGTATAACCAGGTTTTCTATTTCTGAGGCATCGGGCTTACCTTTGCTAATCAAGTGGTGGATTTTTAAAAAGATATTTTTAACAATACTGTTATTGATAATTTTACTGCCTTCAAAGTTCTTTTCGTCGATCCGGTTTTCCCTGAGCCAACCGTTACCAAGCTCTATATGGAGCCCACGCGCTGTGGATGAATGCCTTACATTATAATGAGCATCCTGCCAATTGTGAAATAACAAAGTGCCTGGGTTACAATAATACGATTCTTTTCTATTAGCTTCGTAGAGTTTTCCTTCCAGGAGAAAAGTGAAATAGGGATTTTCGTGGTAATGCCATCCTACATATTTGTGCGTGTATGCAGTATCGGTAATGATCAATCCTTTATACCGCAGGATCGTATTATGATCGCCGAAATAACTTCCAGAGTCAAGAACTTTCATAAGTTTAATATAAACAATATATCAGGTTATGTGAAGTTAAACATATGATGCTTTTGTAAGGGTATTAGTTTATCAGATATTGCCGGTGCTCATCCTCACCTAAATTATTGAATTGTATAAGTATTAAAATCAAATTATCTTATAAATTCACGTAATCTGCCCTTGTAGCTCAGTGGATAGAGCATCGGTTTCCTAAACCGAGTGTCGGATGTTCGATTCATCCCAAGGGCACAGGCGCAGACGCGCAGTTCGTAGAGACTTTAGAGATAAGAGTTTATAGAGTAATGAGCAATAAAGTTGCACTCGTAACCGGCGGAGCAAGGAGGTTAGGCAGGGATATCTCATTATCCCTTGCAGAGGCAGGTTTTGATATAGTGATGAACTACAGCGGTTCATCACCGGAGACGGTCGCAGAGACAGCCGGAGAGATAGAAAAGTTCGGTGTTAAGGCTTACCCCGTTAAAGCCGACATCAGCAGATCCGGTGAAGTGGAAGCGATGTTTGACATGGTGAGAAAGGAGGCGGGCAGACTGGACGTATTGGTCAATAACGCCGCGATATTCGAGGGAGTTGATTTCTTTGACATTACCGAAGAGTATATAGACACGTTCCTGGGAATAAATCTGAAAGGAACGCTCTTCTGTTCACAGCAGGGCGCGAAGCTGATGCTGGAGTCCGGCGCAGGAAAGGAAAGAGAGAACCGCAGGCGGATCATTAATATGTGTTCGCTGGGCGGAATTCTGAACTGGTCCCGCTTTATTCCGTATTCTGTCGCAAAAGCCGGTGTGCATAAGCTGACAAAGATAACAGCGCGAAAGCTGGCTCCGGAAATTCTCGTGAACGGTATTGCGCCCGGGACGATAGTCATAGAGGACGATCCGAATTACACTGTCGATCCGGAGGAAGTAAAGAAGTACCCTATGAAAGAGTTCGGTAAAGCGAGCGACATAACAAGTTTAATAAAATATCTTGCAAAAGAAAACGAATACATTACAGGACATATTTTCATTGTCGATGGAGGCAGGGTCTTAGTATGATAATAAGCATGACCGGCTACGGCAAGGCCGAGGGCGACTTCGGAGGCAGAAATTATTCGATAGAGCTGAGATCGGTGAATAACAGGTTCTGTGAAATAAGTTTTAAATACCCCAGGTATATGTCGTCCAGGGATTTTCAGCTTAAGGATATCGTAAAGAAAAAGATTTCGCGGGGAAAGATAAACGCATCACTTATGGTAAAAGCCGATGGCGACATGGAAAACATGGCAAAGGTGAATACGGACGCGGCTAAGTATTACTACAGCATGCTGGATGAGCTAAGAAAAGCTACCGGTATTCAGAGCGAGATAGGGCTGGATCAGTTGTTGAAATTTTCCGATGTCATGGATACAAACGACGCGGAGGAAGTATCGAATGAAGAGTTTGATTTTATCGCGTCACTGCTGAATAAAGCGCTCGATGATGTTGTCGCGATGAAGCTCAAGGAAGGCAGTCATATAAGGGAAGATCTTTTGAAGAGGATAGAATTTATTGGTAAAGAGACAGGCAGAATACTAGAAATATCTGAAAAGAATAAGCCGGAAGCTAAAGAAAAGCTGGCTAAGAAGGTCGAAACTATAATGGGCGATAAGACGATCATCGATGAGAAGAGATTGGAAATGGAGCTGGTGCTCCTCTCCGATAAACTGGACATAAGCGAGGAGTGTACGAGGCTCGACAGCCATTTGAAATATTTTGGTGAGTATATTGATTCTGAGGAACTTGCGGGCAGGAGGCTTGTATTCCTGGTGCAGGAGATGAACAGGGAAGTGAACACTATCGCTTCCAAATCGATGAGCGCCGAGATTTCCCAATCGGCATCGGTGCTTAAAGAAGAGCTTGAGAAGATACGGGAGCAGTTGCAAAATGTTGAATAAATTAATTAAACATTCGTAATGCTTTTTGTGATCTCGGCTCCTTCGGGTGCAGGAAAAACAACGATTGTTAGAGAAGTCTTGAATGATATGCCGGAATTGGTATTTTCTGTGTCGGCGACATCTAGACCCAAAAGAGAAAGCGAGATCGAGGGTAAAGATTACTTCTTCCTTACGAAGGAAGAGTTTCAGGAGAAGATAGATAATGACGAGATGGTTGAATACGAGAAGTTGTTTAATGATCATTTTTACGGTACGCTGAAGTCGTTCATTCATAAGGAAATAATGGCGGGAAGAGACCTGATCTTCGATATAGACGTAAAGGGCGCTCTTTCTATAAAGAATTTATATGGGCAGAAAGCGGTTTTAATTTTCATCGAGCCGCCGAATAAAGAAACGCTGAGAGAAAGACTGATAAACAGGGGAACGGAACCGAACGATCATATAGAGGAGAGATTGAAAAGGATAGATATGGAGATGGAAAAGGGAAAGGAATTCGATTTCAGGGTCGTAAATGACGACCTGCAGACGGCAGTAAATGAAGTAGAAAAAATAATTAAAAATTATAAATTAGAGGATTAAGAACATGGCAATGAAAACATTGGACCTGGACAAATTCGAGGCAGATGCATCGAATCTTTATGAAGCGACCGTAATTTGCTCAAAAAGAGCAAGGACGATCAATGACGAGCATAAGTTAGAGCTTGGCCAGAGGCTTCAGCCGGTCATTGAAAAGGAAACCGAAGACGATACTATCATGAACCAGGACAAGCTGAACATCTCGCTGGAATTCGAAATGAGAGACAAGCCGACCATACAGGCTATCAAGGAAATGACGGACGGCGAGCTGGAGTTCAGGTACAGGGATAGTGAATAATCTTATTCCCGATGCTTAAGGGAAAGAAAATATTACTTGGCGTCAGCGGCGGTATAGCCGCCTACAAGGTATGTTATCTTGTAAGGTATTTCGTCAAGGAAGGCGCGGAGGTAAAGGTCATAATGACACCCTCCGCAACGAAGTTCGTCTCACCCGTCACACTATCGGCGCTCTCTAAAAATGAGGTGCTGATAAATCTCCTTCCGCAGGATGATCCCGAAAAATCAGAGACAGTTGATACACAGACTTGGCACGTAAACCTTGGGCTATGGGCTGACATTTTTGTTATTGCCCCGGCCACGGCGAATACAATAGCTAAGATAGTACACGGCGAGAGCGATAACTTCCTTCTCGCAACTGTGCTCTCCGCGCGGTGCCCCATCGTTATTGCACCTACCATGGATGACGATATGTACAATAACGAGGTAACACAGGATAACATAAAATCTCTCAAAAAGCTGGGGTACAAGATCATCGACCCGGAATCCGGGGAACTGGCGAGCGGACTGATAGGGATAGGGCGTATGGCTGAGCCCGAGACGATATTCGAGTTTGTGAAGAATGAGCTAAGCAGGCAGGAAGATCTGAAGGGAAAGAAAGTGCTGGTGACAGCCGGACCAACTCTAGAATACATTGACGCAGTGAGGTTCATTACAAATCACTCCTCCGGGAAGATGGGTTTTGCTGTTGCGAGAGCCGCTAAGGAAAGAGGCGCGGACGTAACTCTTGTAACCGGAAAGGTAAATCTCGACGACATACAAGGAGTAAAGAGAGTGGACGTGGAGACGGCGGAGGAAATGCTCGACGCTGTAAAGGAAAACATGTCCGGAGCCGATATTATTATTATGACAGCGGCTGTGGAAGATTTTAAACCGCTCGAATCTAGCGCAAGTAAGATAAAGAAAGAGGGACAGGATAAGTTTACATTCGAGTTCGGTAAGTCACCTGACATACTTGATTATCTCGGGAAAAACAAAGCAGGATATAAGCTTGTGGGATTCGCTATGGAAACGGATAATGGTGAAGCAAACGCGAGAGATAAATTCGAACGCAAGAATCTCGATCTAATAGTTCTTAAC encodes:
- a CDS encoding SDR family oxidoreductase gives rise to the protein MSNKVALVTGGARRLGRDISLSLAEAGFDIVMNYSGSSPETVAETAGEIEKFGVKAYPVKADISRSGEVEAMFDMVRKEAGRLDVLVNNAAIFEGVDFFDITEEYIDTFLGINLKGTLFCSQQGAKLMLESGAGKERENRRRIINMCSLGGILNWSRFIPYSVAKAGVHKLTKITARKLAPEILVNGIAPGTIVIEDDPNYTVDPEEVKKYPMKEFGKASDITSLIKYLAKENEYITGHIFIVDGGRVLV
- a CDS encoding YicC family protein yields the protein MIISMTGYGKAEGDFGGRNYSIELRSVNNRFCEISFKYPRYMSSRDFQLKDIVKKKISRGKINASLMVKADGDMENMAKVNTDAAKYYYSMLDELRKATGIQSEIGLDQLLKFSDVMDTNDAEEVSNEEFDFIASLLNKALDDVVAMKLKEGSHIREDLLKRIEFIGKETGRILEISEKNKPEAKEKLAKKVETIMGDKTIIDEKRLEMELVLLSDKLDISEECTRLDSHLKYFGEYIDSEELAGRRLVFLVQEMNREVNTIASKSMSAEISQSASVLKEELEKIREQLQNVE
- a CDS encoding outer membrane beta-barrel protein, whose translation is MKNKTFKFLLLAVIVLTALLHTEKTYAQKVLIGPRLSGNLNIYNQKGLTGTWNGIGAAIGGTIDVSFSPHIGLMANLNVFDMRNFKNSQTQGGVTTEQSYKLAYVTPEVLFKTEFSGFYMVAGPSLGINITNSGEITQTATGQTPVSQTSNPEVNTMRLDIKTGAGYTFSLGNNMYMGTDFMVMIPVTDTYNFTGVSNSVLTFQLGAALKFKI
- a CDS encoding helix-turn-helix transcriptional regulator, whose amino-acid sequence is MKVLDSGSYFGDHNTILRYKGLIITDTAYTHKYVGWHYHENPYFTFLLEGKLYEANRKESYYCNPGTLLFHNWQDAHYNVRHSSTARGLHIELGNGWLRENRIDEKNFEGSKIINNSIVKNIFLKIHHLISKGKPDASEIENLVIQLWSRLTKHSGRKETGTPNWVNTVREIVHSRFTHSISLSNLASYAGIHPVYLSSEFPRYFNATLGSYIRNLRIEKSLHLLANSELTLTQIAYTCGFSDQSHFIREFKKVKSFTPSAYRKSHLG
- the coaBC gene encoding bifunctional phosphopantothenoylcysteine decarboxylase/phosphopantothenate--cysteine ligase CoaBC, with protein sequence MLKGKKILLGVSGGIAAYKVCYLVRYFVKEGAEVKVIMTPSATKFVSPVTLSALSKNEVLINLLPQDDPEKSETVDTQTWHVNLGLWADIFVIAPATANTIAKIVHGESDNFLLATVLSARCPIVIAPTMDDDMYNNEVTQDNIKSLKKLGYKIIDPESGELASGLIGIGRMAEPETIFEFVKNELSRQEDLKGKKVLVTAGPTLEYIDAVRFITNHSSGKMGFAVARAAKERGADVTLVTGKVNLDDIQGVKRVDVETAEEMLDAVKENMSGADIIIMTAAVEDFKPLESSASKIKKEGQDKFTFEFGKSPDILDYLGKNKAGYKLVGFAMETDNGEANARDKFERKNLDLIVLNNPNTEGAGFGTDTNVVTFIDKDDKEELPLMSKYEVANKIIDKFVG
- the gmk gene encoding guanylate kinase — translated: MLFVISAPSGAGKTTIVREVLNDMPELVFSVSATSRPKRESEIEGKDYFFLTKEEFQEKIDNDEMVEYEKLFNDHFYGTLKSFIHKEIMAGRDLIFDIDVKGALSIKNLYGQKAVLIFIEPPNKETLRERLINRGTEPNDHIEERLKRIDMEMEKGKEFDFRVVNDDLQTAVNEVEKIIKNYKLED
- a CDS encoding DNA-directed RNA polymerase subunit omega translates to MKTLDLDKFEADASNLYEATVICSKRARTINDEHKLELGQRLQPVIEKETEDDTIMNQDKLNISLEFEMRDKPTIQAIKEMTDGELEFRYRDSE
- a CDS encoding serine hydrolase, with amino-acid sequence MRSLDSAIDAGAFKNINSVLIAENNELIYEKYYNGYKSSSLQDTRSVTKTITGMLIGIAIDKGFIPSEKTYIMDYFPDLQPVENPDPRKNQITIEDFLTMSSLLECDDDNSFSRGNEERMYLIEDYVKFTLDLPIKGFPAWVEKPEDSQYGRSFSYCTAGVVTLGAVLEKATGMKVDEFATRYLFEPLNITNPQWQKTPTGLPMTGGGLGLTARDYVKLCLMYNNKGMWNGQRIISEEWIEKSTTSKANAGKYLDYGYLWWLENFGDRKEKYYSYSMRGNGGSKIVVFPDLDAVVVLTGSLYGSRTGHEQTEKIINDYILPALGK